The following coding sequences are from one Dethiobacter alkaliphilus AHT 1 window:
- a CDS encoding NfeD family protein, whose translation MLKNKTFFICKVFVIIAIITMHFSGMFTSRIDAAADRPVWVVNLDGTITAGQFNFLQRQVESAEENGAQLFVLVMNTPGGLVDATMKINELFLNAELPTAVLVAPSGAIAASAGAFITLSADIAAMAPGTSVGAAQPVAISMEGTEVADDKTTQFLAQHLRSMAEVQGRPADVAERFVTENLTLSAAEALELGVTDYLANNLEDLLAQVDGLVVEKQGRSYTLNTADPQLEEQEMNLRERLQNWLSDPQISFLVLMFGVMGIYLGISAPGTFVPEVLGAILLIMGIYGIGLFDTNTTGIILLLLGAGLIIAEIFTSGFGVFGIGGGISLLAGAVLLPVEPLMAPEWYGSFIVMVFGAVVSLTIISLLVAYRVMVSRKRWRHGSQYFDAPRRGVVVEELSPYGMVKSRGELWKARSLDGSSIPVGTEVDVERKESLVLVATPVIDGKGDDQAQ comes from the coding sequence TTGCTGAAAAACAAAACTTTTTTTATTTGCAAGGTATTTGTAATCATTGCGATAATTACAATGCATTTCAGTGGCATGTTCACTTCCCGGATCGACGCTGCCGCTGACAGGCCTGTCTGGGTAGTTAACCTTGACGGGACCATTACCGCCGGACAGTTTAATTTTCTGCAGCGTCAGGTGGAGAGTGCGGAGGAAAATGGGGCCCAGTTATTTGTCCTGGTTATGAATACGCCCGGAGGTCTGGTTGATGCTACCATGAAGATTAACGAGTTATTTCTTAATGCAGAATTACCAACGGCGGTTTTGGTAGCACCGTCAGGAGCCATTGCCGCTTCGGCTGGAGCGTTTATTACCCTGTCTGCAGATATTGCCGCCATGGCGCCGGGAACATCGGTGGGAGCGGCCCAACCTGTGGCCATATCCATGGAGGGCACTGAAGTGGCAGATGATAAAACAACGCAGTTTCTGGCTCAGCATCTGCGCAGTATGGCAGAAGTTCAGGGGCGCCCGGCAGATGTAGCCGAGCGTTTTGTGACGGAAAATCTCACCCTTAGTGCGGCGGAAGCTTTGGAGCTTGGGGTTACTGATTATCTGGCTAATAACCTGGAAGATTTATTGGCCCAGGTGGATGGTTTAGTCGTGGAGAAGCAGGGGCGCTCTTACACATTAAATACAGCTGATCCGCAGCTTGAAGAGCAGGAAATGAACCTGCGGGAAAGGTTGCAGAACTGGCTCAGTGACCCTCAGATATCTTTTTTAGTGTTGATGTTTGGAGTTATGGGTATCTATCTGGGCATTAGTGCGCCGGGTACTTTTGTTCCGGAGGTATTGGGAGCTATTTTGCTGATAATGGGTATTTATGGAATAGGGTTATTTGACACCAATACCACCGGAATTATTCTGCTTTTGTTGGGAGCAGGACTAATAATTGCAGAAATATTCACCTCCGGTTTTGGTGTATTTGGTATAGGTGGGGGTATCTCGCTTCTGGCGGGAGCGGTTTTATTGCCCGTTGAACCGTTGATGGCCCCGGAGTGGTACGGCTCCTTTATCGTCATGGTATTTGGAGCGGTTGTAAGTTTGACCATCATCTCTTTGTTAGTTGCCTATAGAGTAATGGTAAGTCGCAAGCGTTGGCGCCACGGCAGCCAATACTTTGACGCCCCTCGCCGCGGCGTGGTGGTAGAGGAGTTGTCACCATACGGGATGGTAAAATCCAGAGGAGAGCTGTGGAAGGCTCGTTCTTTGGATGGGTCTTCTATTCCGGTGGGAACCGAGGTGGATGTAGAGCGGAAAGAGAGTCTTGTTTTGGTGGCAACTCCGGTGATTGACGGGAAAGGAGACGACCAGGCGCAATAA
- a CDS encoding acetyl-CoA hydrolase/transferase family protein: MNRFQEMYKEKLATAEEAVQIIESGDDIWFPVGGGEPQLLPQALVDRREDLQDVKVNQILPLKPTMFKEEYAPHVKHYSWFCSGASRQAINEGWGEFFPNYFHEVPRLLLNYRKANVVMMTVSPMDKHGYFSMSLGIDYTKAALQKAEKVIVEVNPNAPRSLGNSFIHVSQINHVVECDDPMPTLAIPPTTELEETIGKYVAELIDDGSTLQIGVGGIPNAVAKALLSKKDLGIHTEMIVDGMVDLLESGAVNNSKKTFHPGKILGTFALGTKRLYDFMDDNPIVEMHPVSYTNDPYNIGKNDNMIAINASIEVDLTGQCCSESMGCRQFSGTGGQADFFRGANISKGGKGFVTLASTAKGGTISRIVPKLSHGAVVTTSRNDVDHVVTEYGVAKLRGKSIRERALALIQIAHPDFRDELKEEAQKMALL; this comes from the coding sequence ATGAACAGATTTCAGGAGATGTATAAAGAGAAATTGGCTACAGCTGAAGAGGCTGTACAGATTATCGAATCCGGAGATGATATCTGGTTTCCGGTAGGAGGCGGTGAGCCTCAGCTGCTGCCTCAAGCCTTAGTGGACAGACGGGAAGATTTGCAGGATGTTAAAGTAAACCAGATCCTGCCCCTGAAGCCAACCATGTTTAAAGAAGAGTATGCCCCGCATGTTAAGCATTATTCCTGGTTCTGCAGCGGAGCTTCACGTCAGGCCATCAACGAGGGTTGGGGTGAATTCTTCCCCAACTACTTCCATGAAGTTCCCCGGTTGTTGCTTAATTATCGCAAGGCCAATGTGGTTATGATGACTGTTTCCCCCATGGACAAGCATGGCTACTTCAGCATGAGTCTTGGAATTGATTATACTAAAGCCGCTCTGCAGAAGGCAGAAAAGGTTATTGTGGAAGTTAACCCTAATGCGCCCAGATCTTTGGGTAATAGTTTCATCCATGTCTCCCAAATTAATCATGTGGTTGAATGTGACGATCCCATGCCAACCCTGGCCATTCCTCCCACCACTGAACTGGAGGAGACCATCGGCAAATATGTGGCAGAATTGATTGATGACGGGTCAACTTTGCAGATTGGTGTAGGCGGTATTCCCAACGCTGTGGCCAAAGCGTTGCTGTCCAAAAAGGATCTGGGAATTCATACTGAGATGATTGTTGACGGTATGGTTGATTTGTTGGAGAGCGGAGCCGTTAACAACAGTAAAAAGACTTTCCATCCCGGAAAAATACTGGGCACCTTTGCCTTGGGTACAAAGCGTCTTTATGACTTCATGGATGACAATCCCATTGTGGAAATGCATCCCGTCAGCTACACTAATGATCCTTATAATATCGGTAAAAATGATAACATGATTGCCATTAATGCTTCCATTGAAGTGGACCTCACCGGACAGTGCTGTTCGGAAAGCATGGGCTGCCGCCAGTTTAGCGGTACCGGCGGTCAGGCGGACTTCTTCCGCGGCGCTAACATCTCCAAAGGCGGTAAGGGTTTTGTTACCCTGGCCTCCACTGCCAAAGGCGGCACCATTTCCAGAATTGTGCCTAAGCTGTCCCACGGAGCTGTTGTTACTACCAGCAGAAACGATGTGGACCATGTAGTTACCGAGTACGGTGTTGCCAAGCTGCGCGGCAAATCTATCCGCGAGCGTGCACTTGCTTTGATTCAAATCGCTCATCCCGATTTCCGCGATGAACTTAAAGAAGAAGCGCAAAAAATGGCGCTGCTCTAA
- a CDS encoding slipin family protein — MEFDVSFFLIPVIVVLVSFLGSAINVVREYERLVVFRLGRLIGEKGPGLVLIIPIVDRVVRVSLRIVTLDVPTQEVITKDNVTTSVNAVVYYRVIDPNRSVNNVEEYTVATAQLAQTTLRSVAGQADLDELLSERDKLNQQIQKILDDATDVWGIKVTAVEIKDVIIPEGLQRAISRQATAERERRAVVVQALGEKEAAEKIAEAAKILNSQEGGFYVRLLRSLPEIAQQSGNMLAFPLPVELRHLFPPLGKNSDDD; from the coding sequence ATGGAGTTTGATGTCAGTTTCTTTTTGATTCCGGTTATCGTTGTATTGGTTTCCTTTTTGGGCTCGGCCATTAATGTGGTGCGCGAGTATGAGCGGTTGGTAGTTTTTCGGCTGGGCAGGCTGATCGGGGAAAAAGGTCCCGGCTTGGTTCTCATTATTCCCATAGTGGATCGGGTGGTTCGTGTTTCTTTACGTATTGTAACTCTGGATGTGCCAACACAGGAGGTGATAACCAAAGATAATGTCACCACCAGTGTAAATGCCGTGGTTTATTATCGGGTTATTGATCCCAACCGGTCGGTAAACAACGTAGAGGAATATACTGTGGCTACGGCACAGTTGGCACAGACCACCTTGCGCAGCGTGGCGGGTCAGGCCGATTTGGATGAACTTCTTTCTGAACGTGATAAACTAAACCAGCAAATCCAGAAAATCCTGGACGATGCCACCGATGTTTGGGGAATTAAGGTGACGGCAGTGGAAATTAAGGATGTAATTATTCCCGAAGGCCTCCAGCGTGCCATTTCCCGTCAGGCAACGGCGGAAAGGGAGCGACGCGCCGTGGTTGTTCAGGCTTTAGGTGAAAAAGAAGCGGCGGAAAAGATTGCCGAGGCCGCAAAAATCCTAAACTCCCAGGAAGGCGGTTTTTATGTCCGGCTGCTGCGCTCTTTGCCGGAGATTGCCCAGCAGTCGGGTAATATGCTGGCCTTTCCCCTGCCGGTAGAGCTGCGTCATTTGTTCCCGCCCCTTGGCAAAAACAGTGACGATGATTAA
- a CDS encoding metallophosphoesterase — MSRKRLVMLFFGLGLAILLITMVTKAHVVTVKHYEVAIEELPPAFDGLRILHVTDLHSKKYGDKQKGLAELLDKEEYDLVAVTGDIVDMRNRSLEPATKFIELLGDKPVFFVPGNHEVKTGIEFRTKLDELEVTRLENRALKFQYGGQHIWLVGVNDPHEDRDKLANALSEVIDGSPRVLLAHSPTIFEQAVKQEIDLVLVGHTHGGQIRLPFLGVLFISGQGLFPRYVYGEYMEGKTTMIVNSGIGETVFNIRLKTNPEIVIVTLRPIS, encoded by the coding sequence ATGAGCAGAAAGCGCCTGGTAATGTTGTTTTTCGGCCTGGGACTAGCCATATTGTTGATTACCATGGTTACCAAAGCCCATGTAGTGACTGTTAAGCACTATGAGGTGGCAATTGAGGAATTGCCGCCTGCTTTTGATGGTTTGCGCATTCTTCATGTTACCGATTTGCACAGTAAGAAATATGGTGATAAACAAAAAGGCTTAGCAGAACTTTTAGACAAAGAGGAATATGATTTAGTAGCTGTTACCGGAGATATTGTGGATATGAGAAACAGGAGTTTGGAGCCTGCTACTAAGTTTATTGAACTGTTGGGGGACAAACCGGTATTCTTTGTTCCCGGAAATCATGAGGTTAAAACAGGGATTGAATTCAGAACGAAACTGGATGAATTGGAAGTAACCCGATTGGAGAACAGGGCGCTAAAGTTTCAATATGGGGGGCAGCATATCTGGTTGGTGGGGGTTAATGATCCGCACGAAGATCGGGATAAGTTGGCAAACGCCCTAAGCGAGGTTATCGATGGTTCACCCAGGGTACTTCTGGCTCATTCACCTACCATATTTGAACAGGCGGTGAAGCAGGAAATCGATTTGGTATTGGTCGGCCATACCCACGGAGGCCAGATTCGCTTACCCTTTTTAGGGGTATTGTTTATTTCCGGACAGGGTCTGTTTCCCCGATATGTGTACGGGGAGTATATGGAAGGAAAAACAACCATGATTGTAAACAGCGGCATTGGAGAAACTGTGTTTAATATCCGATTAAAGACCAATCCGGAAATTGTTATTGTAACCTTGCGGCCTATAAGTTAA
- a CDS encoding S8 family serine peptidase, whose translation MNRKAIVSNLVGEDTNGIIAVAREEGCAVEHVLPYGILIEGNRNQLLRLEKSGYRVKILTDVGVLEVGDHRILTVEDNTAGLSPQQLKIWSHFLLQLIAPPAKDWIVKLEQLGLDVVEPVSAYGLFVVGNMQMVDEAVKLPYVSWAGPFLPQYRLHNSTWDLSGTVRYISIAAYPPDRISKVADAVINYGGKVIRETVPPFYYYGQYGELLVEMAAENIKKIAQLPAVRWIEYAPPQAGLEGEREAQIVAGNLNSAAYPDKSPLPGYTGWLEGLGIDGGSGVKVAICDSGVDTNDKNNKTGHRDLLGRQNSFLDYGDGDYCPEDLAHGTHVASIAVGSAGTGQKDGDGFYWGQGVAPRAEYVNQNILLGPWPPDWQKLVRDAAVKGAQVMNNSWCSGKAPGDGYTLPARTFDRLIRDAVPGTARPRGLAVIFSAGNAGPGSFSITPPKELKNAIVVGNSLNYNPDKRFRCKDIRGVFGASSRGPARDGRILPTVVAPGTDVAAALSQGSRRTPIVGSGDKVHRSTNRYVYMTGTSMSAPLISGACALLIEWWRRRTGGKDPSPAMLKALLINGAENQAGGQDWRCISETGEWIMLEDGSYCRPLEFYPLEIVSGYETMTAVKKHEALEPGEWHYSAKDQMLYVRMPLNFRPMDSSAPLLYALAPHPLGSLPDNTQGWGRVSLNNILLQSPASDRGAKIFIDEEHTFTATGQQYVLKVAPADSSLPMRFTLVWTDAPASPGSGRVLVNDLDLEVQEIDGKNRIYKGNVFAGGYSRAGGHYDALNNVECVYLQKPAGVYEVRVVASALRALAKPPFGCRKHGQDFALVIDNAEQVSDKPVNLFPVVEQCKNSQEVNNILKVACKQLLVSLRAGDSVGLTDLETDCSQARSQAIRTITGRSIRKSTGSRLLVKSKGCKSGAGGLMAAANMAAGIKGEKSLILFSGAKQEGCLQCVDNGQKQLRDKQDLNIHTCALGPHANHYYLAELAAAHHGRYFYAPDASYLAEVCNYLRAELTGHGVVLNETVKGSGGAVSALVEENAEEVTFTFFWPDVPKKVVHDPRHINEIGVRLTSPDGQQVHPNSSWLYRQDGAGHVLFRIMKPRPGYWKLQLLAGREMDIQYTVSALVKSSLHLQLDTSVYQSTLKIMAHVKEKDAALTGWRPFARLLSANVSKDNVRFNEIDGGKEQGAIIDCKDISGPCNLLLLVDGISSVTGTPFRRLKMISLPPLRF comes from the coding sequence ATGAATCGCAAAGCCATTGTCAGTAATTTGGTAGGGGAAGATACGAACGGCATCATTGCTGTGGCCCGTGAGGAAGGGTGTGCGGTGGAGCATGTGCTGCCTTACGGTATCCTGATTGAGGGAAACCGAAACCAGTTGTTGCGTCTGGAGAAGAGCGGCTACAGGGTGAAAATTCTCACTGATGTGGGTGTTTTAGAGGTTGGGGACCACCGGATATTGACCGTTGAAGACAATACGGCGGGATTATCGCCACAGCAGTTAAAAATATGGTCACATTTTTTGCTTCAGCTAATAGCGCCACCGGCAAAGGATTGGATAGTCAAATTGGAACAACTGGGACTTGATGTGGTGGAGCCTGTTTCCGCCTACGGACTGTTTGTGGTGGGTAATATGCAGATGGTGGACGAGGCGGTAAAGCTGCCTTATGTCTCGTGGGCAGGTCCCTTTTTACCCCAGTACCGCCTGCATAACAGTACTTGGGATCTTAGCGGAACTGTCAGATATATCAGCATTGCGGCTTACCCGCCAGACAGGATTTCTAAGGTTGCTGATGCCGTTATAAACTATGGGGGCAAAGTAATCAGAGAGACTGTACCGCCGTTTTATTACTACGGTCAATACGGAGAGCTCCTTGTGGAAATGGCAGCGGAAAACATCAAGAAGATTGCGCAGCTGCCGGCAGTAAGGTGGATTGAATATGCTCCTCCTCAGGCCGGGCTGGAAGGGGAGAGGGAAGCACAGATTGTGGCGGGTAATTTAAATAGCGCTGCTTACCCTGATAAATCACCTCTGCCCGGGTATACAGGTTGGCTTGAGGGGCTGGGCATTGACGGCGGCAGTGGAGTGAAAGTGGCCATCTGTGATTCGGGAGTTGATACCAATGATAAAAACAATAAGACAGGACACCGTGATTTGCTGGGACGGCAAAATTCTTTTTTGGACTATGGTGACGGAGATTACTGCCCGGAGGATTTAGCTCACGGTACCCATGTGGCCTCCATCGCCGTTGGGAGTGCCGGAACAGGCCAGAAGGACGGGGATGGCTTTTACTGGGGACAGGGAGTGGCGCCACGGGCAGAGTATGTGAATCAGAATATATTGCTTGGACCGTGGCCACCGGACTGGCAAAAGTTAGTCCGGGATGCAGCTGTAAAAGGGGCTCAGGTGATGAATAACAGTTGGTGTTCCGGAAAAGCTCCCGGTGACGGATATACGCTTCCGGCCCGGACATTTGACCGGCTTATTCGTGATGCAGTTCCCGGTACGGCCAGACCCCGGGGACTTGCCGTGATATTTTCCGCAGGAAATGCCGGGCCCGGCTCTTTTTCCATCACACCACCCAAAGAACTGAAAAATGCCATTGTGGTAGGTAACTCACTTAATTATAATCCGGATAAGCGTTTCCGCTGCAAAGATATCAGAGGGGTTTTTGGAGCATCCAGCCGTGGTCCCGCTAGGGACGGGCGGATATTGCCCACGGTGGTTGCTCCGGGAACAGATGTGGCGGCGGCACTTTCGCAGGGCTCGCGACGCACTCCCATTGTGGGGTCCGGAGATAAGGTCCACAGAAGTACTAACCGGTATGTATATATGACGGGGACGTCCATGTCCGCCCCGCTTATTAGTGGTGCCTGCGCCTTATTAATAGAGTGGTGGCGCCGGCGAACAGGTGGCAAAGATCCCAGCCCGGCAATGCTTAAGGCGCTGTTGATAAATGGGGCGGAGAACCAGGCCGGTGGTCAGGATTGGCGTTGCATCAGTGAAACTGGTGAATGGATTATGCTGGAAGATGGTAGCTACTGCCGCCCTCTGGAATTTTATCCGCTGGAGATAGTTAGTGGATACGAGACTATGACCGCTGTTAAGAAACATGAGGCGCTGGAGCCGGGTGAGTGGCATTACAGTGCTAAAGATCAAATGTTATATGTCCGTATGCCTCTTAATTTCAGGCCGATGGACTCGTCGGCACCGTTACTTTATGCGCTTGCACCGCACCCGCTGGGCTCGTTGCCCGACAATACACAAGGATGGGGCAGGGTCAGTCTGAACAATATTTTGCTGCAGTCTCCGGCCAGCGACAGAGGAGCTAAGATTTTTATTGATGAAGAACATACCTTTACTGCCACCGGGCAGCAATACGTACTTAAGGTGGCGCCTGCGGACAGCAGTTTGCCAATGCGTTTTACTCTGGTTTGGACCGATGCCCCTGCATCTCCCGGTAGCGGCAGGGTTCTTGTTAATGATTTAGACCTGGAGGTGCAGGAGATAGACGGAAAAAACCGCATATATAAGGGCAATGTTTTTGCCGGTGGTTACTCCAGGGCCGGAGGGCACTATGATGCCCTTAACAATGTGGAGTGTGTGTATTTACAAAAACCGGCTGGGGTTTATGAAGTACGGGTTGTCGCTTCGGCCTTGCGTGCTTTGGCTAAACCACCTTTTGGCTGCAGGAAGCATGGTCAGGATTTTGCGCTGGTGATTGATAATGCGGAGCAGGTTTCCGACAAACCCGTTAATCTTTTTCCGGTGGTGGAGCAGTGTAAAAACTCGCAGGAGGTTAATAACATTCTTAAGGTTGCCTGTAAGCAGCTTTTGGTATCATTACGGGCAGGAGACAGTGTGGGGCTGACTGATCTGGAAACAGATTGTTCGCAGGCCCGCAGCCAGGCCATACGAACTATCACCGGTAGATCCATCCGCAAAAGTACCGGGTCAAGATTGCTGGTTAAAAGCAAGGGATGTAAGTCCGGTGCGGGGGGACTAATGGCGGCCGCCAATATGGCGGCCGGGATAAAGGGCGAAAAATCGCTGATTTTGTTTTCCGGAGCCAAACAGGAAGGTTGCTTGCAGTGTGTTGACAATGGTCAAAAGCAATTGCGGGACAAACAAGATTTAAATATCCACACGTGCGCACTTGGCCCTCACGCCAATCACTATTACCTGGCAGAACTGGCTGCCGCACATCATGGCCGCTATTTTTATGCGCCGGATGCGTCTTATCTGGCAGAAGTCTGTAATTACCTGCGTGCAGAGCTTACCGGCCATGGTGTGGTGTTAAATGAGACGGTGAAGGGAAGTGGCGGTGCTGTATCTGCTTTGGTAGAAGAAAACGCTGAAGAGGTGACCTTTACTTTTTTCTGGCCTGATGTTCCCAAAAAGGTGGTTCATGATCCAAGACACATAAACGAAATAGGGGTGCGCCTGACTAGCCCCGACGGTCAGCAGGTGCATCCAAACAGTAGTTGGTTGTACAGACAGGACGGGGCCGGCCATGTGCTTTTTCGCATTATGAAGCCCCGGCCGGGATACTGGAAGCTACAACTCTTAGCAGGCAGGGAAATGGATATCCAATATACTGTGAGTGCTTTAGTTAAGTCATCCCTGCATTTGCAGCTGGACACCTCCGTATATCAATCTACACTTAAAATCATGGCTCATGTTAAGGAAAAAGATGCTGCTCTGACCGGTTGGCGGCCCTTTGCCAGGTTATTATCAGCAAATGTTTCAAAAGATAACGTTCGCTTTAATGAAATTGACGGAGGCAAAGAGCAGGGAGCAATCATTGACTGCAAAGATATATCCGGACCGTGTAACTTGCTTTTACTGGTGGATGGAATTTCTTCTGTCACCGGAACCCCTTTTCGTCGTTTGAAGATGATAAGTCTGCCGCCTTTAAGATTTTAA
- a CDS encoding nucleoside recognition domain-containing protein, translating into MVLYLSEALTASFSTILQLAIILIPIMILLEYAKHFQLLEKLTSILGWLPRSLSMSPQAAFPLIVGIFIGVTYGAAIIIEYSRQGTLNKRDMLLCGVFLAINHSIIEDNLLLAALGANLLIILPLRFVMAYLITRSVSFYLDQKVKTV; encoded by the coding sequence ATGGTACTTTATCTTAGTGAAGCGCTGACTGCAAGCTTTTCCACCATTCTGCAGCTGGCAATTATCCTGATTCCCATCATGATTCTCCTGGAATATGCCAAACATTTTCAACTGCTGGAAAAGCTCACCTCCATTTTGGGATGGCTGCCCCGTAGTCTGTCAATGTCGCCGCAGGCAGCATTTCCCCTGATTGTAGGCATCTTTATCGGCGTCACCTATGGCGCCGCCATAATAATTGAATACTCACGGCAGGGAACATTAAACAAACGGGATATGCTTCTCTGCGGCGTCTTTCTGGCCATCAACCACAGCATCATTGAAGACAACCTGCTTTTGGCCGCTTTAGGTGCTAATCTGCTTATCATTTTACCGCTAAGGTTTGTAATGGCCTACCTGATAACCCGCTCAGTATCCTTTTATCTTGATCAAAAAGTAAAGACCGTTTAA
- a CDS encoding DUF1540 domain-containing protein yields the protein MHHNKGDSPQVKCVVDSCEYWEQGNQCTASTIEVSPPHAVDSEETDCNTFKPKNGISMKGEEAIKGISGDPQNLQANFGVVDPVELE from the coding sequence ATGCATCACAATAAGGGAGATTCGCCACAAGTTAAATGTGTAGTTGATAGCTGTGAATATTGGGAACAGGGTAACCAGTGTACCGCTTCCACAATTGAAGTTAGCCCGCCTCATGCTGTGGACTCAGAAGAAACTGATTGTAACACTTTCAAGCCTAAGAACGGAATTTCTATGAAGGGCGAAGAGGCCATTAAAGGTATTTCCGGAGATCCGCAAAACCTGCAAGCTAATTTCGGTGTTGTGGACCCGGTAGAATTGGAATAG
- a CDS encoding Dabb family protein, producing the protein MLKHIVLFKLKDNSGKNRSHVTDVLLGMRGKIPELTDFEVGLDVVGADYSFDVAFVARFPSRQELEGYREHPLHKEVSRYVKSLSEDYVKVDYEL; encoded by the coding sequence ATGTTAAAACATATTGTGTTGTTTAAGTTAAAAGATAACAGTGGGAAAAACCGCAGTCATGTAACGGATGTTTTGCTTGGAATGAGAGGGAAAATTCCTGAACTGACGGATTTTGAAGTAGGTTTGGATGTGGTAGGTGCCGACTATTCATTTGATGTTGCTTTTGTGGCCAGATTTCCCTCGCGTCAAGAGCTGGAAGGCTACAGGGAACATCCGCTACATAAAGAGGTCTCCCGCTATGTAAAAAGCCTAAGTGAGGATTATGTGAAAGTGGACTATGAACTTTAA
- a CDS encoding nucleoside recognition domain-containing protein codes for MENPTPPQTPTNHLEPIWQGTVKALQTLLILAKIVIPVTFVLVALQQLGWLERVAGLFSPFLNLFGLPGEAALPLLLGFFVNIYAAMGAIAVLQLSPRELTVIALMILTCHALLMESPVLKFTGLPPVTSVLLRIGGAFFFGFLLNLAYILVGG; via the coding sequence ATGGAAAATCCAACCCCCCCCCAAACACCAACGAACCATCTGGAACCAATTTGGCAAGGAACCGTTAAAGCACTTCAGACCCTGCTTATTCTGGCCAAGATTGTCATACCGGTTACCTTTGTGCTGGTGGCCCTGCAACAGCTGGGCTGGCTGGAAAGGGTGGCGGGCCTGTTTAGTCCGTTCCTTAATCTTTTTGGCCTGCCGGGGGAAGCGGCACTGCCACTTCTGCTGGGGTTCTTCGTAAATATTTATGCCGCCATGGGAGCAATCGCCGTATTACAACTATCCCCCCGTGAGCTTACAGTTATTGCTTTGATGATTCTCACCTGCCACGCCCTGTTAATGGAATCTCCCGTTCTGAAGTTTACCGGCCTTCCCCCGGTCACGTCGGTGCTGCTAAGAATAGGGGGAGCTTTTTTCTTTGGTTTCTTGCTAAATCTGGCCTATATCCTTGTGGGAGGTTAA
- a CDS encoding type II toxin-antitoxin system HicB family antitoxin, with translation MKEEFRLIYPAVCYVKEDSIRVEFPDLPGLVSVCNENNLTKAVLQAQAELMLHVANLLDGNDLIPEPTPINRVRYQQPKDGEIVTMVNLEITPLAATPV, from the coding sequence GTGAAAGAGGAATTCCGTTTGATTTATCCGGCAGTTTGTTACGTAAAAGAAGACAGCATTCGAGTAGAATTCCCCGACCTACCCGGCCTCGTCTCCGTATGCAACGAAAATAACCTAACCAAAGCTGTCCTACAGGCACAGGCAGAGCTAATGCTGCATGTGGCCAACCTTCTCGACGGCAATGATCTGATTCCAGAGCCCACACCCATTAACCGTGTCAGGTACCAACAGCCCAAAGACGGGGAAATCGTCACCATGGTAAATCTGGAAATAACACCCTTGGCAGCAACTCCTGTATAA
- a CDS encoding polysaccharide deacetylase family protein → MKNTTMILLACLVLFFITGCNEPASVGNVSVEENSSEEGEIMDPVENDDVPFSKPEDSDRQEEQQMEPQLTLSEIKEQLIEVYGRQVPVQWGERVSGVKNSIDTNDKVIALTFDACGGGRLGNGYDEELIDFLIENNIPATLFISGGWIDNNEEVFAKLAKVPTFSIQNHGYRHRPLSVNGQSAYGIKGTGSVAEVIDEIILNDEKIAEITGKRTQYFRSGTAFYDDVAVNIANELGKTVVNFSVVGDGGARFSQQQVHNAVVRAKPGAIVLLHMNRPDTEIAAGVRSAVLELQKQNVSFVTLDEYHKYLSEEVIN, encoded by the coding sequence ATGAAAAATACTACTATGATCCTGTTAGCATGCCTGGTACTTTTTTTTATAACAGGCTGTAACGAGCCAGCATCTGTGGGTAATGTTTCTGTGGAGGAAAACAGCTCTGAAGAAGGGGAGATAATGGATCCGGTAGAAAATGATGATGTTCCTTTTTCCAAACCGGAAGACAGCGACAGGCAAGAAGAACAACAGATGGAGCCACAACTTACACTCTCTGAGATTAAAGAACAATTAATCGAGGTGTATGGGCGTCAGGTTCCTGTACAATGGGGAGAGAGAGTAAGCGGTGTAAAAAACAGTATTGACACCAATGATAAGGTGATCGCCCTTACTTTTGATGCCTGTGGGGGCGGCAGGCTGGGAAACGGGTATGATGAAGAGTTAATTGATTTCCTCATAGAAAATAATATTCCTGCCACATTGTTTATTAGTGGAGGTTGGATTGACAACAATGAGGAAGTTTTTGCTAAGTTGGCCAAGGTCCCCACGTTTTCAATACAGAATCACGGATACCGTCACCGGCCCCTTTCGGTGAATGGACAGAGCGCATATGGTATCAAAGGTACCGGCAGTGTTGCCGAGGTTATTGACGAGATAATACTTAACGATGAGAAAATAGCCGAAATTACCGGCAAAAGGACGCAATACTTTCGTTCAGGGACAGCATTTTATGATGACGTGGCGGTAAATATTGCCAATGAGTTGGGAAAAACAGTGGTAAATTTCAGTGTGGTAGGAGACGGGGGCGCCAGGTTTTCACAGCAACAAGTGCACAATGCCGTTGTTAGGGCCAAACCGGGAGCCATCGTTCTACTGCATATGAACAGGCCGGATACTGAGATCGCAGCAGGGGTAAGGAGTGCTGTATTGGAGTTGCAAAAACAAAATGTTTCATTTGTTACGTTAGATGAGTACCATAAATATCTAAGCGAAGAAGTTATTAATTAA